TTCAGCTTCCACTGTCATACAAAAGGGTATGCCTATATTTTCAAAGCCTGTCAGGTTAAATACATCGTCGGCAAGCTGGCTCATAAGCCTCCAGTCTCTGTGCGCATCAGGCAGGGTATGTCCTGTAGTTTCCATGATTTCTACGATGGCAGAATTCATCATGCCGCCGGGACAAATAACCGGAGGACGCTCCACACCCTTTTTGTTTAGGGTCCGGAGCAATCTTTCCTTTGGTGTAAAAAAATCTCCCATAAACCAATCAATTCCTTTCCGGATTATAATTTATTATCTTGCGGCAACAGCTGCACTAAGCAAATCCTCAATTAAGGTCAAACCTCCGGCAAAGCCTGTATACCCGCGGCTTAGCACAGTACGATTGGATACCGGAAAGCTTATGCTAAGATGAGGAGCATTGATTTTCAAGGCCAGAGCTCGTTACAAGGCTCTTCCTATTACAAAGGCAGGTGAAAGTGTTTCGGAATATATATCCGATTCTTTTTTGGGTAAAGCTCATTTATATAGCGGATTGCCTCGCTGGCATTGGTGTCAAATACCACTTTGAGTCCGGTCGGAGATGCAAAAGCGTAAGTTTTTTTCTGATTTTGTCCTGCTGATCCTCGTTTAAAACATCGGTGAGCTTGGTGAACACAGGGATCCATCCCAAATCATCCGATAAAAAACGTGTAACTGCTACCGCATAATTCACATCTCCTACCACAACAGCATACTTTTGCAAATCACTGTCGTTATACACATCCATTAGAGGCTCTATATATTTATAATATTTTCTGTTTTCTTCAGTTACTATTGAATCCACGTTTACATTTAGGTTTATTTCCTTCGCTACCTTTCTAAGAAGAGCTTCGCTAGTAGTAGGACCTATGGGAAGAGTTGCTGTGATATAGGGGATGCCATGGATGTCTTTGTATACCTTTGCAGTTTCAATGCCGTATACATCCGATAAAACGATATTCAGCTCAGCACTTGAAGAGCTTTTAAGGACATCCAGGGAATCTTCAATTGTAAAAAAGGTATTTACCCTTAATCCTATATTTTCTAAGAGATGCCTGATACCGATAAGATTGCCCCGCCAGAAGCTGTCCATATAGGGTACGATACCTAAAATATTAACTGTACCTTTTTCTTTTTGCAATCCTTTTTTCACATACTGTTTCACAATTTCTGAAAGCACGATATCATAGCCAAGATAGGAATTTCCTTTAAATCCACCTGTGTTAGCTGAAACAATATCTATACCATTTTCTTTATATTCGGCAGTAACTGCCCGGATGTCATCGCCGATAATTTCCGTGACACAGCCTGTAATAACAACGAACAGTTTACCTTCCATAATTTCAAGAGTCGTTCTGATTTCCTCATTCAAACGGTCAGTTCCCCCGAAAACAATATCGTTCTCGCCCACATTGGAGCTGGGTACATTCAAACCACCGCAATAGCCGCCTACCTGAAGGCCGGAGCCGCCGTTTTGAGACCATGCAATATTGCCCGCGCAGCCGCTTGCACAATGCAGAATGGGATTATATCCGGCAGGGCTTCCAATGTGGAAAGTGCGCCGCCTAAAGAACATAGGTATCTCGGTCTTTCAATAAAGCTGCTCATGCCTTTTCCTCCCTCTTAACAAAATCCTCCGGTAGCCTTCCTCTTCAAAAAAACCTTTCTTTTCAGCAACGACGAAAGGAGCATCAGTACAATCGGATCTGGACCATGTTTTGATTTCATAAACCTCTTTTCCGCTTTCGTCAACTGTGGGTTTTATGGCAGTGCGCTCTTTTTTGCACGCAGCCAGCACTCCGGTTAAAAGAGCCAAAACAATAGTCAGAGCTAATAAACTTCGTACTTTCATTTTATTTTACACTTCCTCTTTATAAAATTTTATTTTGAAAATCCCTGTGAAGTCTTGAAACCTAGTGCACAACATTTTCTTCCCTCCAGGTAATCACACGCGATTCAATCCATGAAATCAAATGCTTTATCAAAAGACCCAGTAATGCGATGATTACCACAGCCACAAACAATTCTTTGATTTTAAAACCGGCAGATACAACTGTAGAATCTAAATGCAACGTATTTAAAAATGGTTCTAGTTGCAGGTTTTAAAATAGTAAAGATATTGATACGTGACAATACACACAAAAGAAGCCCATCACATTTCTGCAATCGGCTTCTTTCCATAAAAATCGATTTTACTATTGACGGCTTATGTCGTATTTTCTATCCTGCTTTCCTTATCCCATTTAATCCGGTATAATAACCGCTTTGCGGTTACCATATCATAAAATAAAAATCGCTCCTTTGGAATGATTGCTCGATTCTCATAGAAACGATTTTGTGTCATTAGTACAAAATAGATGTACTAACAACTTGTCTGAATTTTCATTAACAAGTCATGTTTCATAAACTTCACCTTATGCTCATAATAAATACTTACTCAAGGTCTTGAATATTCATTTTCTCTAACTGACTATTCTTTCTGATGTTTTCCCTGCAAGCAAAGTAAACTATTAATAATATAGCGGTAGGAATGTTATATAAAAGAAAAACAATAAGCATTTGAAAAATAGCAGTACCAGTGTTCATAATTGGTTGTTTGTGCTGTTCAATTATACTTTCTTCAATTACTGTTCCATCTGGAGCAAGTTGTTGCATTGTGAGTTCTCCGCTCGTGTACATAGGCGTATTTCCCAAAACAACAATTAGTGAAAAAATTAGACAGATCATAGGTAATATAAGCCCAAACCATTTGCTTTTTCGTTTCGATAAAAATATTTGAAGTAAAATTCCTCCGATAACGAAAATAAGTAAAAAAAATATATTCTTTGATATAAGCATATTACAGCTCTCCTTTCATTTTTTTGTATTCTGAAATCAAGAGTTTAGCTGTATCAAAATCCAACTTATCATTGACGGCAAGTCGTTTGATTAGAGCAATATACGGCTCTCTCGCTGTATCATCACTTATTTGAATTTTCTGTATTAGTTTATCAAGTCTAAGTCTTACCGTAGGGTAGGTAACACCGTATTGACTTGCAATCTCTTTCAATGATCCAGAAGCCAAAAGAAATTTTTTGATAAATGATATATCTTCATCATCGAGATTTAACATCCATTCAGGTACAATTTCTATTGCCACTTAATCTCCTCCTTTAAATAAAATTCATTATATGCTTTAACATTATTAAAGTCAAGTAGTAAGATTAAGCTTAATAAAATAACGACAGATGAGTAACCTCACCTGTCGTTTGACAAAACTAATATAAATAATCTGAAATTCGAATATATTTTAAGTATAACATAAACAATCAGGCTAAGACAGATACAATTCTACATCCATTTTAGCCTGATAACCTTGGTGCGCCCGACAGGATTCGAACCTGCGACCTACTGACTCGGAATCAGGAACTCTATCCAACTGAGCTACGGGCGCGTATTTGTATTATTAATATTAGCATACTGATAAACAAAAATCAAATTATTAAGAAGGTTTATAGGATTAAACAAAAAAGGCCTTATGGCCTCTCTTATATAGTGGCTGCCGATGCAGGACTCGAACCTACACATCCCTGATCCAGAGTCAGGTGCCTTACCAATTTGGCTAATCGGCAATATAAACCAGTTCATTTACTTTTAGCTGTAAAATATATTATAAACTCTTAAGAAAACATAGTCAATATATTAATATATTACTTAGATGAAAGTAATTGGATAAATAAATGGCTGCCGATGCAGGACTCGAACCTACACATCCCTGATCCAGAGTCAGGTGCCTTACCAATTTGGCTAATCGGCAACAACATTGATAATTATATAATGTATTAAAATAAAAATCAATAAGTTTTTAACTTAAATTTAAGAAATATCACCATTTATTACTATCTTATTATTTGTTAATTTATGTTTATTTTATACAATGAGAAACCGCTATTCAAAAGCAATATAGTCTCTATATTTTTCAATAGTTGCTTCATCTGTCTCTACAGTTATTACTGCTGCTATTTCATCATATTCTTCTGATAGGACGGTGCATTCCTTATATAAATAAGATTTTAAACCCATCTTGTCGTAAGGCAGCCTTATTTCTACCTTTTTAAGCTTATCATAGAGCCTTTGTTCTATCATTGAAATCAAATCTTCAATGCCTGTTCCATAGAGGGCGGATATCTCCGCTACGTTTTCATGATTTTCATAAAGAAGATTTAAACCATCGGCAAATTCGATTTTATCAACCTTGTTAAGTGCCAGGATTGTAGGTTTATCCAATGCATTCAGCTGTCCTAATACATTATTTACAGCCTTAATCTGCTCATGAGCGTTTGGTGCGCTGGCATCCACCACATGAATAAGCAGATCCGAATATGCTACTTCTTCTAGTGTAGCCCTGAAAGCGTCTACCAGGTCATGAGGCAGCTTTCTAATAAAGCCTACTGTATCTGAAACCAGTATTTCTCTGCCATTTGGAAGTTTTATGGATCTGGTTGTAGGATCTAATGTGGCAAATAGCATATCTGCTTCCAATACATCTTCCTTTTTAACCTGGGAATCTGTCTGAAAGTCATGAGCCAGTCTGTTCCTTAAAGTGGACTTCCCTGAATTTGTATATCCGATTAATGATACAATGGGGATTGAATTAGACATTCTTTTAGCTCTTTGAATTTCCCTGTTCTTTTTAACCTCATTAAGGCCTTTCTCCAGTTCATTAATTCTTTCTCTTATATGCCTTCTGTCAACCTCAAGCTTCTTTTCTCCCGGTCCCCTGGTACCTATTCCCCCTCCTGTTCTTGATAAAACCTTACCTAAACCAATCAATCTGGGAAGCCTGTATTTAAGCTGTGCAAGCTCTACCTGAAGTTTTCCTTCCATTGTCAAAGCCCTGCTGGCAAATATATCAAGAATAAGGGTGGTTCTGTCTATAACTTTTGCACCTATGGTTTCTTCCAAGTTCCTTACCTGAGCCCCCGATAATTCATCATCAAATATAACGGTATCAATGTCATAGGATTGGGT
The Oxobacter pfennigii DNA segment above includes these coding regions:
- a CDS encoding nitrogenase component 1 — translated: MFFRRRTFHIGSPAGYNPILHCASGCAGNIAWSQNGGSGLQVGGYCGGLNVPSSNVGENDIVFGGTDRLNEEIRTTLEIMEGKLFVVITGCVTEIIGDDIRAVTAEYKENGIDIVSANTGGFKGNSYLGYDIVLSEIVKQYVKKGLQKEKGTVNILGIVPYMDSFWRGNLIGIRHLLENIGLRVNTFFTIEDSLDVLKSSSSAELNIVLSDVYGIETAKVYKDIHGIPYITATLPIGPTTSEALLRKVAKEINLNVNVDSIVTEENRKYYKYIEPLMDVYNDSDLQKYAVVVGDVNYAVAVTRFLSDDLGWIPVFTKLTDVLNEDQQDKIRKKLTLLHLRPDSKWYLTPMPARQSAI
- a CDS encoding DUF2089 family protein, with protein sequence MAIEIVPEWMLNLDDEDISFIKKFLLASGSLKEIASQYGVTYPTVRLRLDKLIQKIQISDDTAREPYIALIKRLAVNDKLDFDTAKLLISEYKKMKGEL
- the hflX gene encoding GTPase HflX, which produces MRVNGNVTGIKDSYLERLDGLYDINVSIEELISSEILDVMAEVTSAINKEISVFINRRGKVVDVSIGDFATVSLPIISFRRGNRRLSGVRCIHTHPGGNGNLSEVDISALINLRLDCIAAAGIEGSKVTNVYTGYLYPVEGALTEKYNILGPYDLNTILSINILNVIKEIEKHIIADTASVTEDERKERVLLIGLNTPDGMGSDEDLLDELSELAEASGAEVAGKILQKRSKVDTAYYIGSGKAMEVSLVTQSYDIDTVIFDDELSGAQVRNLEETIGAKVIDRTTLILDIFASRALTMEGKLQVELAQLKYRLPRLIGLGKVLSRTGGGIGTRGPGEKKLEVDRRHIRERINELEKGLNEVKKNREIQRAKRMSNSIPIVSLIGYTNSGKSTLRNRLAHDFQTDSQVKKEDVLEADMLFATLDPTTRSIKLPNGREILVSDTVGFIRKLPHDLVDAFRATLEEVAYSDLLIHVVDASAPNAHEQIKAVNNVLGQLNALDKPTILALNKVDKIEFADGLNLLYENHENVAEISALYGTGIEDLISMIEQRLYDKLKKVEIRLPYDKMGLKSYLYKECTVLSEEYDEIAAVITVETDEATIEKYRDYIAFE